A portion of the Anoxybacillus gonensis genome contains these proteins:
- the ypeB gene encoding germination protein YpeB — translation MLRILLIGALSIGIAGTAYWGYREHQQKNAILIHAENNYQRAFHDLTYQIDLLHDQIGTTLAMNSRQSLSPALAEVWRLASEAHATVGQLPLSLLPFNKTEEFLSNIGSFSYRAAIRDLDKQPLNAEEYKTLQQLYKKSADIQQELRNVQHLVLENNLRWMDVELALATNNRPNDNTIIDGFQTVEKNVQSYNETDFGPSFTSIEKRTKGFEHISGKKITKEEAKQIAKTFLGLKGNEDIQVVHSGEGASDAFYSVTIKHPKTKSETYMDITEKGGYPIWVIENRPVNKQNISLNEATMRGLQFLKQHKFNNFELYESTQYDHVAVLTFVTAKDGVRIYPESIKMKIALDDGNIIGFSARDYLSSKRERKIPKPSISIEQARKKMNPNVAIMEERKAIIMNNMNQEVLCYEFLGTLGDDTYRIFINAQNGIEEKVEKLQNPEPIYGEI, via the coding sequence TTGCTACGAATTTTACTTATTGGAGCACTATCGATCGGCATTGCTGGCACAGCCTACTGGGGATATCGCGAGCATCAACAAAAAAATGCGATTTTAATTCATGCAGAAAACAATTATCAACGCGCATTTCATGATTTAACATATCAAATCGACTTACTTCATGATCAAATTGGAACAACACTTGCAATGAATTCCCGCCAATCGCTGTCACCAGCACTTGCGGAAGTGTGGCGTCTTGCGTCAGAAGCACATGCGACAGTCGGACAACTTCCGCTCTCACTTTTACCGTTCAATAAAACAGAAGAGTTTTTGTCTAATATTGGCTCATTCAGCTATCGTGCAGCTATTCGCGATTTAGATAAACAGCCATTGAACGCTGAAGAATATAAAACGTTGCAACAACTATATAAAAAATCTGCTGACATTCAACAAGAGTTGCGAAATGTACAGCATCTCGTATTAGAAAATAACTTGCGTTGGATGGATGTCGAATTAGCGCTGGCGACAAACAATCGCCCAAATGACAACACCATTATTGATGGATTTCAAACCGTAGAGAAAAACGTTCAATCTTATAACGAAACCGACTTCGGTCCGTCGTTTACAAGCATCGAAAAGAGGACGAAAGGGTTTGAACATATTTCTGGGAAAAAGATTACAAAAGAAGAAGCAAAACAAATTGCAAAAACGTTTCTCGGTTTAAAAGGAAATGAGGACATACAAGTCGTTCATAGCGGAGAAGGAGCAAGCGATGCTTTTTATAGTGTAACGATTAAACATCCGAAAACAAAAAGTGAAACGTATATGGATATTACCGAAAAAGGAGGATATCCGATTTGGGTCATTGAAAACCGTCCCGTCAATAAACAAAACATTAGTTTAAATGAAGCAACGATGCGCGGGCTTCAGTTTTTAAAACAACATAAATTTAACAACTTCGAATTGTACGAAAGCACACAATATGATCATGTCGCTGTTCTCACATTCGTCACAGCAAAAGATGGCGTTCGTATTTACCCTGAATCCATTAAAATGAAGATCGCATTAGACGATGGAAACATTATCGGCTTTTCCGCTCGCGATTACTTATCGTCGAAACGCGAACGGAAGATTCCAAAACCATCTATTTCTATTGAACAAGCACGAAAAAAAATGAACCCAAATGTCGCCATTATGGAAGAAAGAAAAGCGATCATTATGAACAATATGAATCAAGAAGTGCTTTGCTATGAGTTTTTAGGAACACTCGGAGATGACACGTACCGCATTTTTATTAATGCGCAAAATGGGATTGAAGAGAAAGTAGAGAAACTTCAAAATCCTGAACCTATATATGGTGAAATATAA